CGGCTCGAATATATCGACGACCCCGCCAGCATCTGCATAAGCCGCGGGAGATAATGCTCGAAATCGATGCGCCCAAGGTCGTTGGACTGATACAGGCTGTTGTGGATGAGCGCCATCGAGTGAATGCGGTTCTTCATGTCGTTGAATATCTCCACCACGGCGGGATCCCGCACCCCCTGCGCCTGGATATTCAGCAGGCTGGAAATTATCTGCATGTTGTTCTTCACGCGGTGGTGTATCTCTTTCAGGAGAATCTCCTTCTCGTGCAGGGACGCGATGACCTTCTCCTCCGCGATCCGGCGCTCGGTAACGTCGCGCGCGATTCCCTCGACGCCCAGGAGCTTACCCGCCCCGTCGACCACGGGAACGGTGACATGCTCCGTGAACGCGAATCCGCCCTCTTTCTTGCGCAGCCGCAGGATGATCGGTTTCGCGAACACGTCCGAGGAGGCCTGGATGTCCAGGAGCTGCGCGCGGTCCTCCTCATGAATGATGTCCGTATAGGAAACCGAATGGTCGTAAATTTCCCCGGGGGTATACCCGGTGACATCCTCAACCGAGGGGCTGATATAATCGAAACCGGGGAGGGGGCTCACGCGGTAGCGGTAAATAATGTCGCGCGAGCTTTCAATGAGCATCCTGAAACGCCGCTCACTGTCGGCAAGCTCCTCCTCTGCCCGCTTCTGCCTCGTGATGTCGTCCAGGTAGCAGACGAAACAGGTGGTGATCTTGTTCTGGTCGAAGATGGGCTTCACGGTCTTGTCGAAGTATTTCCAGGCCCCTTCCCGGTTTTTGATACGGCACTCGATTTTCCACTCGCCCAGGGTCCAGAGCACCTGGTTCGAGAAGAACTGTTCCATGGACTCCCTTTCGGCGGGATGCAGAAGGTCGAGCTCGTTTTCGCCGATGATATCGGCATCCGTGTAGTCGAGCACCCTTCCGACCGAGGGGCTTGCGTAGAGGATCGTGCCGTCGCCCGCGACGATGAGTATGACGTCCGAGATGTGCTCGATGAGCATCTCGTAGTAGTGTATCGTCTTGAGAAGGGTATTCTCGGATTTGGTGACCTCCGAGACGTCCTTGATGATGCCTATGGTTCCGTAGTAGCGGCGGTCGTCCTGTTCCTGCCCGCGCCGGTGAATCCCCACCGCGTACGCCTCGCCGTCCATCCCCGCGGAATCGCCTTCCGGATCGCGCTGCTCAAGACGCAGCTTAAGATTCCGCGTAACGCGACTTCCCGTCCTCCGTTCGTCGAAAAGCTTGGGCGCGGCCTCGTCCCCGGTTGCGGTGCCCCTGAGGAGGACCGTCGCGTGATCGTAGGATATGTCCCCGGCGGTCCCCTCCGGGAGGAGCGTGCTGAAATGCTTTCCCATGAGTTCCGCGGGGTCGTGCCCGAGCTTGCGCACGGCCTCGTTCACAAACGCGAAGTTCCCGCTGTCATCTATGATGTAGATGATGTCGGGAATTGCCTGGAGAAGCGACTGGTAGATAAGCGAGTCGCCCAGGAGGTCGTGTGAATGTGCGCTCATGTGGTGTGGTGAATGTTTAGATTTACTATATAAAGATTTTAAACGATTTTCAGAATATATTCAAGAAATAATAATAATAATCTCCAGTATCGCGGATTTCGCATGACGCGTGTTTGTTGCAGGGCCGTCGATGCGTGCCGGGGTAATCCGCCATAACTGCTGCGGATAACGCGCCTGCGGACAGACGGTGGCCGAAATACTTCAATTGAAAGGAAAAAACGAACCGGATGGACGGTGTTTATTTGTTAAGCTGATCCTGTGAAAGGTGTCCTTTCATTGGTTCGGCGTGTAAGAAAGGGAGAGGTGAACCCTCCCCCTTTCCGCGAGCAAGGTTCCACGACAAAGGCTAGAAGCGCGCCTCCACGCGCTCGCGTATCCCGTTCACCTTTTTGCGGTATTCGAGCTTGTTGAGCGCGTCCACGAAGGAGAGTATGCCCGCGACCGAGATGTCGATGTTCACCCCGTTGCCGGTGACGCGAAGTGGTTTTCCCTCGTACTCTTCCTCGACGGTGACCGTTACCTCGCACAGCGCGTCGGAACCGCCCGTTATGGCGACCAGGTTGAAGGTCTTGATCCGCGCGCTCGTGCCGGTGATCTTGATCACCGCGTTCACGCCCGCGTCCACGCCGCCGTTCCCGTGCGCAACGTCGAAGGTTTCGGCGCCGTCCCGCTCGCGGTCCTTCACGGTCACCAGGCTCATGGGCGGGGAATACATGCCCGTGGAAATCTGGACGTTAGTCACCTTGAAGCGGCCCTTCTCCTTGTAGAGGGCCTCGCCTATGAGCACCTCGAGGTCCTCGTCGAAGACCTGCTTTTTTACGTCGGCCAGCGCCTTGAAGTACTTGAAAAAGCGCTCGAGCTCCTCATCGTTCAAATTATAGCCGATCGCCTTGAGCCGGTCGATCACGGCATGACGCCCCGAGTGCTTGCCCAGCACCAGGGTGGAGTGGCTGATCCCCACGTCCTCGGGGTTCATGATCTCGTAGGTCATCGCGTTCTTGAGCACGCCGTCCTGGTGGATGCCCGATTCGTGTGCGAACGCGTTCGCGCCCACGACCGCCTTGTTCGGCTGGACGGTCACGCCCGTAATGTGCGTGAGAAGCTTGCTCGTGGGCATGATCTGCTTCGTGTTGATCCCGGTTGTGCAGTTGAATATCTGCGCCCGGGTCTTCACCGCCATCACTACCTCCTCGAGCGAGGTGTTGCCCGCGCGCTCGCCGATGCCGTTCACGGTACATTCGATCTGCCGCGCGCCGGCCTCGACCGCCGCGAGCGCGTTGGCCACCGCGAGCCCCAGGTCGTTGTGGCAGTGGACCGATATTACCGCCTTGTGGATGTTGCCTACGCGCTCGAAGAGGTAGCGTATGAGATCGTTGAACTCAGAGGGGATGCTGTACCCCACCGTGTCCGGGATATTCACCGTCGTCGCGCCCGCCTCAATGGTCGCCTCGACCATCTTTGCCAGATATTCCCGGTCGCTGCGCGTCGCGTCCATGGGCGAGAACTCCACGTTGGAGGTGTAGGATTTCGCGCGCTTCACCGCGGCGATCGCGAGATCGAGCACCTCTTCGCGCGTCTTCTTGAACTGGTGGACGATATGGATGTCCGAGCTCGAGATGAAGGTGTGAAGGCGCGGGTTCTCGGCGTTCTTTATCGCTTCCCAGGCTACGTCTATGTCTTCGAAATCGGCGCGCGCGAGTCCTGCAACCTGAACGCCCTTCACGCGTTCGGCGATGCGCTTCACCGATTCGAAATCGCCCTTGGACGAGCGGGGAAAGCCCGCCTCGATCACATCGACCCCGAGCCTGGTCAACTGGTCGGCAAAGTGAAGCTTCTCGTCCATATTCATTGAAAAGCCCGGCGACTGTTCCCCGTCGCGGAGCGTGGTATCGAAAATGATGATTTTATTGTCGTTCATTGCCTGAATCTCCTGTTCGTGTTTGTGCATATGCTCACACTTTTAGCCGCGCGCCAATCCGGCGCCGTCACGCTTTCTCGAGACTCCGCGGGATATTTTTCATTCCCTTACACCTCCGATGCCGCCAAAATAAAAAGGCCGTCGCGGTTTTCCGTGACGGCCTTTGGATATTCAAAGACAATAGCTATATCACGAAATCCGCGCGATGGATTCCTCCGTAAGTCGCAGCAACGATAGGGCGAGGCTTATGTTCAGATCTCGTGAATTCATTTCGTTTAATTGCATACAAGCTAAGCGCGCACGGCGAAACTGTCAATATTATTTACGGATTATTCGAGAAATAACAAAAGCGATTTCTTTCGGTAATTCTGAATCACAAAAACTGCCTCAGAAGGCCCCCTGAATCCCCCGGAGGGTATGGAAGCGTTTTTTTAACTTGGGAGACCGTTGGTCGAACGTTCAGGATGTGATTGACAGCGCGGTTTCCGATGATATAACGCGCTCATGAAGGGTGGCCCGCGAATCGGCGCCCGAACCCCGCCGTGCGCCGTGACTCTCCGGCGTGCCGATCGGCCGGGTACACATATGCTCCAGGGGGAACGCGATGCCCATTTACGAAGTCAACAACCGGAGGCCCAGGATTGGCGAGGGGACGTGGATCGCGCCGTCGGCGGAGATCATAGGGGACGTGACAATCGGGAAGAACTGCTACGTGGGATTCGGGGCGATCATCCGCGGCGATTACGGGACCATCACCATAGGCGACGAGACCGCGGTCGAGGAGGGGGTCACCATCCACGCGC
This window of the Spirochaetota bacterium genome carries:
- a CDS encoding PAS domain S-box protein, producing MSAHSHDLLGDSLIYQSLLQAIPDIIYIIDDSGNFAFVNEAVRKLGHDPAELMGKHFSTLLPEGTAGDISYDHATVLLRGTATGDEAAPKLFDERRTGSRVTRNLKLRLEQRDPEGDSAGMDGEAYAVGIHRRGQEQDDRRYYGTIGIIKDVSEVTKSENTLLKTIHYYEMLIEHISDVILIVAGDGTILYASPSVGRVLDYTDADIIGENELDLLHPAERESMEQFFSNQVLWTLGEWKIECRIKNREGAWKYFDKTVKPIFDQNKITTCFVCYLDDITRQKRAEEELADSERRFRMLIESSRDIIYRYRVSPLPGFDYISPSVEDVTGYTPGEIYDHSVSYTDIIHEEDRAQLLDIQASSDVFAKPIILRLRKKEGGFAFTEHVTVPVVDGAGKLLGVEGIARDVTERRIAEEKVIASLHEKEILLKEIHHRVKNNMQIISSLLNIQAQGVRDPAVVEIFNDMKNRIHSMALIHNSLYQSNDLGRIDFEHYLPRLMQMLAGSSIYSSRRIKLEASACGFQLNVNIAVPCGLIISELVSNAIKYAFPGDHTGTVWVECGLDDGNYRFSVKDDGVGLPEDFDIERCSSMGMYIVKLLTMQLMGSLQVFNRGGAHFVITFPAGMREKGTPGG
- a CDS encoding 2-isopropylmalate synthase, yielding MNDNKIIIFDTTLRDGEQSPGFSMNMDEKLHFADQLTRLGVDVIEAGFPRSSKGDFESVKRIAERVKGVQVAGLARADFEDIDVAWEAIKNAENPRLHTFISSSDIHIVHQFKKTREEVLDLAIAAVKRAKSYTSNVEFSPMDATRSDREYLAKMVEATIEAGATTVNIPDTVGYSIPSEFNDLIRYLFERVGNIHKAVISVHCHNDLGLAVANALAAVEAGARQIECTVNGIGERAGNTSLEEVVMAVKTRAQIFNCTTGINTKQIMPTSKLLTHITGVTVQPNKAVVGANAFAHESGIHQDGVLKNAMTYEIMNPEDVGISHSTLVLGKHSGRHAVIDRLKAIGYNLNDEELERFFKYFKALADVKKQVFDEDLEVLIGEALYKEKGRFKVTNVQISTGMYSPPMSLVTVKDRERDGAETFDVAHGNGGVDAGVNAVIKITGTSARIKTFNLVAITGGSDALCEVTVTVEEEYEGKPLRVTGNGVNIDISVAGILSFVDALNKLEYRKKVNGIRERVEARF